The following are encoded in a window of uncultured Sphaerochaeta sp. genomic DNA:
- a CDS encoding Ldh family oxidoreductase produces MKYMDEYAEQYEDCAWIPFGELEKFMEEALVHAGVPKDDAKIIGDVLIESDKRGIDSHGIGRLKPIYIDRIDIGIMNPVTEIEVLKDQAATAVLDAHNGMGHVAGYKAMEMAIEKAKKYGLGMVAVRNSNHYGIAGYYATMATDAGMIGITGTNARPSIAPTHGVENMLGTNPLTFGIPTDEEFPFVLDCATSVSQRGKIEVYGRAGKELPAGWVLDHEGKTRTDTQQVLKDLTTGMAALTPLGGIGEMTGGYKGFGYATVVEILSAALQDGSWMKALNGFDDDHKPIPYPLGHFFIAINPEFFMGLETFKRIAGTICRELRASKKAPGEDYIFTAGEKEHLAYQYRKEHGCPVPPSLQKVMTTLRDRFKMDYQWDFEK; encoded by the coding sequence ATGAAGTATATGGATGAGTATGCAGAGCAGTATGAAGATTGTGCATGGATCCCCTTCGGTGAATTGGAAAAGTTCATGGAAGAAGCCTTGGTACATGCAGGAGTACCCAAAGATGATGCAAAGATCATCGGTGATGTACTGATCGAAAGTGACAAACGTGGAATTGACAGCCATGGAATCGGAAGACTGAAGCCAATCTACATCGACCGCATTGACATCGGGATCATGAATCCTGTCACTGAGATCGAGGTCTTGAAGGATCAGGCAGCAACCGCAGTCCTCGATGCCCATAATGGAATGGGACATGTTGCCGGTTACAAGGCAATGGAAATGGCAATCGAGAAGGCAAAGAAGTATGGTCTTGGTATGGTTGCTGTGCGCAACTCCAACCACTACGGAATTGCTGGCTACTATGCCACCATGGCGACCGATGCCGGAATGATCGGGATCACAGGCACCAATGCCCGTCCATCCATTGCTCCCACGCATGGCGTAGAGAACATGCTCGGGACCAACCCGCTAACCTTCGGTATCCCAACCGATGAGGAGTTCCCCTTCGTGCTGGACTGTGCAACCAGTGTCTCCCAGCGAGGAAAGATTGAAGTATATGGCCGTGCAGGAAAGGAATTGCCTGCAGGTTGGGTACTCGACCATGAAGGAAAGACCAGGACCGATACGCAGCAGGTGCTCAAGGACCTGACCACAGGCATGGCTGCCCTCACTCCGCTTGGCGGAATCGGGGAGATGACTGGAGGCTACAAGGGCTTCGGGTATGCAACCGTGGTTGAGATCCTCTCAGCTGCCTTGCAGGATGGTTCCTGGATGAAGGCTCTCAATGGATTTGATGATGACCATAAGCCCATCCCGTATCCACTTGGGCACTTCTTCATCGCCATCAACCCAGAGTTCTTCATGGGATTGGAAACCTTCAAGCGCATAGCTGGAACCATCTGTCGTGAGCTTCGAGCCAGCAAGAAGGCACCAGGGGAAGATTACATCTTCACAGCAGGAGAGAAAGAGCACCTGGCGTACCAGTATAGAAAGGAACATGGATGCCCGGTTCCTCCAAGCCTCCAGAAGGTCATGACCACCCTTCGTGACCGGTTCAAGATGGACTATCAGTGGGATTTCGAAAAATAA
- a CDS encoding DeoR/GlpR family DNA-binding transcription regulator, with translation MSNIPASRQHDILTLIRQEGSVTVSLLAEQFSVSELTIRRDLDHLAKKGLVERTHGGATARRNLPVEPDYLQKASEYPQEKAAIAETVASFVEEGDTLYINSGSTTFEVIRAVASLEKRVTIVTNNIDAVYLCKESEHIRLILAGGIYRNRSHSVSGSLSSLIVSQIHANKAIIGVDGFSPSAGLTTPILEEAETTRAMIEHTVGKVYVVAASNKIGVVSNFKTVSLDQVDALVTDEKGAEIVQQMEIPESLEIIVATNTRSAV, from the coding sequence ATGTCAAACATACCAGCAAGCAGACAGCATGATATTCTCACCCTCATCCGTCAGGAGGGGAGTGTAACGGTCAGCTTGCTTGCGGAACAATTTTCTGTCAGTGAACTTACCATCAGAAGAGATCTGGACCACCTTGCAAAGAAAGGCTTGGTTGAGCGTACCCATGGAGGGGCGACGGCCAGGAGGAATCTTCCAGTGGAACCTGACTACCTGCAGAAAGCAAGTGAATACCCCCAGGAGAAAGCTGCAATCGCGGAGACTGTTGCTTCCTTCGTGGAAGAAGGTGATACCCTCTATATTAATAGTGGTTCCACCACGTTTGAAGTGATCAGGGCAGTAGCTTCCCTGGAGAAGCGGGTAACCATCGTCACCAACAACATAGATGCAGTCTACCTTTGTAAGGAGAGTGAACACATCAGGCTCATTCTTGCCGGAGGCATCTACCGAAACAGAAGCCATTCGGTTTCAGGTTCCCTCTCTTCCCTGATCGTAAGCCAGATACATGCAAACAAAGCCATCATAGGTGTAGATGGGTTTTCCCCATCAGCAGGACTTACCACTCCAATCCTGGAAGAGGCTGAGACCACCAGGGCCATGATAGAGCACACGGTAGGTAAGGTGTATGTCGTTGCAGCAAGCAACAAGATCGGGGTGGTGTCAAACTTCAAGACTGTTTCCCTTGACCAGGTCGATGCCCTGGTAACGGATGAAAAGGGAGCAGAAATAGTGCAGCAAATGGAGATTCCAGAGAGTCTGGAAATTATCGTAGCAACCAATACAAGGAGTGCCGTATGA
- a CDS encoding AraC family transcriptional regulator, with protein sequence MREEHKEAVQRMLEFIDEHLSIPITLHQLAQAAQYSPWHSARIFKEATGMAPFTYLRHRRLSEAARRLEKPEQKVVDVAFGFVFDSHEGFTRAFSKQFGMNPHEFRQHWNEFVTNRAERRTTTLKQDSEGETTMKTVFVQVVDRPKRKAIVKSSQKATDYFSYCEEVGCDVWEVLSSVKEALYEPVGMWMPENLRRIGTGEYMQGVEVSKDFAGTVPKGYDLIDLPACQMMIFQGPPFEDEDYEEAIAGLWDVMKKYDPTFYGFAWADEDGPRFQMEPLGYRGYIEARPCKRI encoded by the coding sequence ATGAGAGAAGAACACAAAGAAGCGGTCCAAAGGATGCTGGAGTTTATTGATGAGCATCTAAGCATACCGATCACACTGCATCAGCTGGCACAGGCTGCCCAGTATTCTCCCTGGCATAGCGCGCGTATTTTCAAGGAGGCTACTGGTATGGCTCCCTTCACCTACTTGAGGCACCGACGTTTGAGTGAAGCCGCAAGAAGATTGGAGAAGCCAGAACAGAAGGTGGTGGATGTGGCGTTTGGCTTTGTGTTTGATTCACATGAAGGCTTCACCCGGGCGTTCTCAAAACAGTTTGGGATGAACCCCCATGAGTTCAGGCAGCACTGGAATGAGTTTGTCACGAATAGAGCTGAACGTCGCACAACAACCCTAAAACAAGATTCAGAAGGAGAGACAACAATGAAGACTGTATTCGTGCAAGTGGTGGATCGACCGAAGCGAAAAGCTATTGTAAAGAGCTCGCAGAAAGCTACCGATTACTTTTCCTATTGTGAAGAGGTTGGCTGTGATGTTTGGGAGGTCCTGAGTTCAGTCAAGGAAGCGCTCTACGAACCGGTAGGGATGTGGATGCCTGAGAATTTGAGAAGAATCGGAACTGGTGAATACATGCAGGGGGTAGAGGTATCCAAAGACTTTGCTGGAACTGTTCCCAAGGGGTACGATCTGATTGATCTGCCTGCATGTCAGATGATGATATTCCAGGGTCCTCCGTTCGAGGATGAGGACTATGAGGAAGCAATAGCAGGACTGTGGGATGTGATGAAGAAGTATGATCCAACATTCTACGGGTTTGCCTGGGCAGACGAAGATGGTCCCAGGTTCCAGATGGAGCCATTAGGATACAGAGGATATATAGAAGCAAGGCCTTGTAAGAGGATCTAA